Proteins from a genomic interval of Polaribacter sejongensis:
- a CDS encoding diacylglycerol/lipid kinase family protein, producing MSTSWFIIANPISGNRNFSKQWKEIQQLLNNKKIDFSFAFTKFSKHEIELVDTAIQQGFRNIISIGGDGTLHNVVNGIMMQRYAKTSDITIAVIPQGTGNDWIKTYNIPNNVKKAIEIIHKKNIILQDIGVLETDNSTVFFNNVAGLGYDGYIVNKLKTLKSFGSLAYILSGIAGLLFYKKTVFKIIFDDKILETNCLMTVFGICKFSGGGMQFTKNVNSTDGLLDVTIAKNLNILDLILNLPKLYSGKIVDHKKLETYKTKAIRVVPKTAKPFIQADGEVIGTGEVQVKIIEKAINFVVTN from the coding sequence ATGTCTACATCTTGGTTTATAATTGCAAATCCTATTTCTGGAAATCGGAATTTTTCTAAACAATGGAAGGAAATTCAACAATTACTAAACAATAAGAAAATAGACTTTTCTTTTGCTTTTACAAAATTTTCTAAACACGAAATTGAATTGGTTGATACCGCAATTCAACAAGGTTTTAGAAATATTATTTCGATTGGTGGAGATGGAACACTACATAACGTAGTTAACGGAATAATGATGCAAAGGTACGCAAAAACTTCTGATATAACTATTGCTGTAATTCCACAGGGAACTGGTAACGATTGGATAAAGACTTATAATATACCTAATAACGTTAAAAAAGCGATTGAAATTATTCATAAAAAGAACATTATTTTACAAGATATTGGTGTTTTAGAAACTGATAATAGCACTGTTTTTTTTAATAATGTAGCAGGTTTAGGGTATGATGGTTACATTGTTAATAAACTAAAAACTTTAAAGAGTTTTGGTTCTCTAGCGTATATATTAAGCGGAATAGCTGGTTTATTATTTTATAAAAAAACGGTGTTTAAAATTATTTTTGATGATAAAATACTAGAAACTAATTGTTTAATGACTGTTTTTGGGATTTGTAAATTTTCTGGTGGCGGAATGCAGTTTACAAAAAATGTAAATAGCACAGATGGTTTATTAGATGTTACCATAGCTAAAAACCTGAATATCTTAGATTTAATTTTAAATCTACCTAAATTATATTCTGGTAAAATTGTAGATCATAAAAAACTAGAAACTTATAAAACTAAAGCAATTAGGGTGGTTCCAAAAACAGCAAAACCTTTTATTCAGGCTGATGGTGAGGTAATTGGAACTGGAGAAGTACAAGTAAAAATTATTGAAAAAGCTATTAATTTTGTAGTTACTAATTAA
- a CDS encoding RNA polymerase sigma factor: protein MTDKSLCDEINFNEFYTSHIQSASNFAYYKSGDKNASLDLVQEAFIKIWEHCSKVDFTKAKSYLFTVINNLFLNKVKHQKVVFEYAKSSPYLDVNNQSPDYLLEEEEFKDKLKNAIAGLTEGEREVFLMNRIDGKKYREIAETLEISQKAVEKRMSSALKKLRTKIDGI, encoded by the coding sequence ATGACTGATAAATCTCTTTGTGATGAAATCAATTTTAATGAGTTTTATACTTCTCATATTCAGTCTGCAAGTAATTTTGCTTATTATAAATCTGGTGATAAAAATGCTTCTTTAGATTTAGTACAAGAAGCCTTTATAAAAATATGGGAACATTGTTCTAAAGTAGATTTTACAAAAGCCAAGTCGTACTTATTTACAGTTATTAACAATCTTTTTCTAAATAAAGTAAAACATCAAAAAGTAGTTTTTGAGTATGCAAAAAGCAGTCCTTATTTAGATGTTAATAACCAAAGTCCAGATTATTTATTAGAAGAAGAAGAGTTTAAAGACAAACTAAAAAATGCTATTGCAGGTCTAACAGAAGGAGAACGTGAAGTTTTTTTGATGAATAGGATTGATGGAAAAAAATACAGAGAAATTGCTGAAACGTTAGAAATATCTCAAAAAGCAGTAGAAAAACGAATGTCATCAGCATTAAAAAAGTTAAGAACTAAAATAGACGGAATTTAA
- a CDS encoding PspC domain-containing protein, translating to MILGVSDWLSPKINVEAKYIRIGFVVAFLFAGVGLGLYLILWIVKLLSK from the coding sequence ATGATTTTAGGTGTTTCAGATTGGTTAAGTCCAAAAATAAATGTAGAAGCAAAGTATATTAGAATAGGCTTTGTTGTTGCCTTTTTATTCGCAGGTGTTGGATTGGGTTTATACCTAATCTTATGGATTGTAAAGTTGCTTTCTAAGTAA
- a CDS encoding FecR family protein, translating to MKKEKDILKWLNREISDEELTHLKETKDFNTLEKIAHYSSQIEAPKVDVEKALADFKLKTENTSKKGKVIPFNYKKLYKYAAAVVVLLTTSYFFISNNTDNAIYKTAFAETKNFNLPDNSEVVLNANSEISYAKDSWQENRNLTLDGEAFFKVQKGEKFTVNTEVGRVTVLGTQFNVKERENYFEVKTFEGLVSVVYKDSLIKLPRGSIFKVVNGVVDINNTFDIKEKSWLQKESNFKSTALRFILEEIENQFGYTIETTNVDLDILYSGGFTHTDIDIALKSVTIPLQLSYKIDGKKITIFNYEK from the coding sequence ATGAAAAAAGAAAAAGACATATTAAAATGGCTAAACAGAGAAATTTCTGATGAAGAACTAACGCATTTAAAAGAAACAAAAGATTTTAATACTTTAGAAAAAATTGCACATTATTCATCTCAAATAGAAGCTCCTAAAGTTGATGTAGAAAAAGCCTTGGCAGATTTTAAATTAAAAACTGAAAATACCTCTAAAAAAGGAAAAGTTATTCCTTTTAATTATAAGAAACTCTATAAATATGCAGCAGCAGTGGTTGTCTTACTAACAACTTCATATTTTTTTATCTCTAATAATACTGATAATGCTATTTATAAAACAGCCTTTGCAGAAACAAAAAACTTTAATTTACCAGATAATTCTGAGGTGGTATTAAATGCAAATTCAGAAATTTCTTATGCTAAAGATAGTTGGCAAGAAAATAGAAATTTAACCTTAGACGGAGAAGCATTTTTTAAAGTACAAAAAGGAGAAAAGTTTACTGTTAATACAGAAGTTGGTAGGGTTACAGTACTTGGAACACAATTTAATGTAAAAGAAAGAGAAAATTATTTTGAAGTAAAAACCTTTGAAGGTTTGGTAAGCGTTGTTTATAAAGATAGCTTGATTAAATTACCTAGAGGATCTATTTTTAAAGTAGTAAATGGCGTAGTAGATATTAACAATACTTTTGATATTAAAGAGAAATCTTGGTTGCAAAAAGAATCTAATTTTAAAAGTACAGCATTACGTTTTATTTTAGAAGAAATAGAAAATCAGTTTGGGTATACTATTGAAACTACAAATGTAGATTTAGATATTTTATATTCTGGTGGTTTTACACATACAGATATAGATATCGCTTTAAAATCTGTTACAATTCCGTTACAGTTATCTTATAAAATTGATGGTAAAAAAATTACTATCTTTAATTATGAGAAATAA
- a CDS encoding aldose 1-epimerase, with product MNFKVFLKNKECTVNIEKGEIISFQKDDKEYIHQKGNNGWRNSDDEMFPVIGPTTKNNFRVHTKNGDAILDQHGLLRELEYSLISSDENSAKFIKKYKKNTLINNSKFPKKSTEEKLSWPFDFTFQKNFTLDNNTLKIEFIINSDEGMPFMLGYHPAFMLSNTGNETLISNGTEITLADVYKAGANAFPVLNTDKIILKNIDRNDLEITTKGFNNFMLWTEVDNMLCIEPITQYTSYTDQKFSEENMSISKSENSFSVTIKVI from the coding sequence ATGAATTTTAAAGTATTTTTAAAAAATAAAGAGTGCACAGTTAACATTGAAAAAGGAGAAATTATCAGTTTTCAAAAAGATGATAAAGAATATATTCATCAAAAAGGAAACAACGGTTGGCGTAATTCTGATGATGAAATGTTTCCAGTAATTGGTCCAACTACTAAAAATAATTTTAGAGTTCATACCAAAAATGGTGATGCCATTCTAGACCAACATGGTTTGTTGCGTGAATTAGAGTATTCTTTAATCTCTTCAGATGAAAACTCGGCTAAATTCATCAAAAAATACAAAAAGAATACACTTATTAACAATAGTAAATTTCCTAAAAAATCTACAGAAGAAAAACTTTCTTGGCCTTTCGATTTTACTTTTCAAAAGAATTTTACTTTAGATAATAATACTCTAAAAATAGAATTCATTATTAATTCTGATGAAGGAATGCCATTTATGTTAGGATATCATCCGGCATTTATGCTATCTAACACTGGTAATGAAACTTTAATTTCTAATGGTACAGAAATTACTTTAGCAGATGTTTATAAAGCAGGTGCAAATGCTTTTCCGGTTTTAAATACTGATAAAATCATTTTAAAAAATATTGATAGAAACGATTTAGAAATTACTACAAAGGGATTCAATAATTTTATGTTGTGGACAGAAGTTGATAACATGCTTTGCATAGAACCAATTACTCAATATACGTCGTACACAGACCAAAAATTTTCCGAAGAAAATATGAGTATTTCTAAAAGTGAAAATAGTTTTTCTGTAACTATAAAAGTAATTTAA
- a CDS encoding TonB-dependent receptor, with product MRNKYLLFFISFILTNNLVFSQNSSEKKPLTSILLGLEKSYDIKFSYSDNDVKNIFIQQPKKDISIENLLSFLNKETFLQFKTLDNRYVTVSFLNKYISVCGTVLDANSLEPLFLTSVKVNGYKLGTTTNNNGNFKLKNVPANATLTISFISFKTKIITAKELFSSNCKEVFLEEETEELSEIIMPKFLTAGLHKNTDGSTVLDTEKFGILPGLIEPDILKTIKILPGIESINESISNINVRGGTNDQNLMLWDGIKMYHSGHFFGLISAYNPYLTKKISVTKNGTSSAFSDGVSSTIKMETSNEITNKLSGGGGFNLLSADAFVQVPIKKNLEAHISARRSFTDVINTPTYKNYFSRSFQDNSISSSTINNADSKFYFYDYSFKVLYDVSYNHTIRANFIHIKNNLDYQEKYTTNTTTIEENSTLKQENLGANINWHANWDAKFSTNLSFFFSDYRINSTDYNKDSDQYQTQFNNVLETEVKLNSKYEISDVLHFTNGLVLNEIGIKNTTTVNAPTYSKTDKNVLLKSAFYTEIEYHKKNTYARFGVRANYFDQFSKFVVEPRINIRQQLNTELSVKLEGELKNQTTAQKIDFEDNFLGIEKRRWILSDDENTPIIKSKQASFGAAYSKNKLYVDITGFYKKANGITAVNQGFYNNTQAINSIGNYKVKGVEFLVNKQTEKISTWLSYTYAKNDYTFDIFNPTTFSNSLDITHSLSAAFNYNFTEFFKISFGGVLRSGKPYTTPIDGNETIKSGNRTIVNYNNPNQEKLDNFFRLDLSGSYNFDFSDVIKSTIRLGFTNLTDKENIIDSYYIVDETSKNNVNRINNYSLPFTPNLSFRVNF from the coding sequence ATGAGAAATAAGTATCTTCTTTTTTTTATCAGTTTTATACTGACTAATAATCTTGTATTTTCTCAAAATTCTTCAGAGAAAAAGCCACTTACATCAATTTTATTAGGGCTTGAAAAAAGTTATGATATAAAATTTTCTTATTCTGATAATGATGTAAAAAATATTTTTATACAGCAACCAAAAAAAGATATTTCAATAGAAAATCTACTCTCTTTTTTAAATAAAGAAACCTTTTTACAATTTAAAACTTTAGACAATAGATATGTAACCGTTTCATTTTTAAATAAATACATTTCTGTCTGCGGAACCGTTTTAGATGCTAACTCTTTAGAACCTTTATTTTTAACTTCTGTAAAAGTAAATGGTTATAAATTAGGAACAACCACTAATAATAACGGTAATTTTAAGTTAAAAAATGTACCTGCTAATGCTACTTTAACAATTTCTTTTATCAGTTTTAAAACAAAGATTATTACTGCTAAAGAGTTGTTTTCTTCTAACTGCAAAGAAGTATTTTTAGAAGAAGAAACAGAGGAATTATCAGAAATTATAATGCCTAAGTTTTTAACCGCTGGTTTGCATAAAAATACTGATGGTAGTACAGTTTTAGACACAGAAAAATTCGGAATTTTACCAGGTTTAATAGAACCCGATATTTTAAAAACAATTAAAATTCTACCAGGTATAGAAAGTATAAACGAAAGTATTTCTAATATTAACGTAAGAGGTGGTACAAATGATCAAAATTTAATGCTTTGGGATGGTATAAAAATGTATCATTCAGGTCATTTTTTTGGACTTATTTCTGCTTATAATCCGTATTTAACAAAAAAAATATCTGTTACTAAAAACGGAACAAGTAGTGCTTTTTCAGACGGGGTTTCTTCAACTATAAAAATGGAAACATCTAATGAAATTACAAATAAACTTTCTGGTGGTGGTGGTTTTAATTTATTAAGTGCAGATGCTTTTGTACAAGTGCCTATAAAGAAGAATTTAGAAGCTCATATTTCTGCAAGAAGGTCGTTTACAGATGTTATTAACACTCCAACTTATAAAAATTATTTCTCTCGTAGTTTTCAAGATAATTCTATTTCATCAAGTACTATAAATAACGCCGATTCTAAATTTTATTTCTACGATTATTCTTTTAAAGTTTTATATGATGTTAGCTACAATCATACTATTAGAGCCAATTTTATTCATATAAAAAACAATTTAGACTATCAAGAAAAATACACTACTAATACGACAACAATTGAAGAAAATAGTACTTTAAAACAAGAAAATTTAGGAGCAAACATCAACTGGCATGCAAACTGGGATGCTAAATTTTCTACCAACTTATCTTTCTTTTTTTCTGATTATAGAATAAATTCTACAGATTATAATAAAGATTCAGATCAATATCAAACGCAGTTTAATAATGTGTTAGAAACGGAAGTAAAGTTAAATTCTAAATATGAGATTTCTGATGTTTTACATTTTACTAATGGATTGGTATTAAATGAAATAGGTATAAAAAATACCACAACTGTAAATGCACCTACATATTCTAAAACAGACAAAAATGTGTTGTTAAAAAGTGCCTTTTATACTGAAATTGAGTATCATAAAAAAAATACTTATGCAAGATTTGGAGTTCGGGCAAACTACTTTGATCAGTTTTCTAAATTTGTTGTAGAACCTAGAATTAACATCCGACAGCAATTAAATACAGAATTATCTGTAAAATTAGAAGGCGAATTAAAAAACCAAACAACAGCACAAAAAATAGATTTTGAAGATAATTTTTTAGGAATAGAAAAACGAAGATGGATTCTTTCTGATGATGAAAATACACCTATTATAAAAAGTAAACAGGCTTCTTTTGGAGCAGCATATTCTAAAAACAAATTATATGTAGATATTACTGGTTTTTATAAAAAAGCAAATGGAATTACAGCTGTAAACCAAGGCTTTTATAACAATACGCAAGCCATAAATTCTATAGGAAATTATAAAGTAAAAGGGGTTGAGTTTTTAGTGAACAAACAAACTGAAAAAATTAGTACTTGGCTAAGCTATACCTACGCTAAAAACGATTATACATTCGATATTTTTAATCCTACAACATTTTCTAATAGCTTAGATATTACACATTCTTTAAGTGCAGCATTTAACTATAATTTTACTGAATTTTTTAAAATTTCTTTTGGTGGAGTTTTACGTTCTGGTAAACCTTATACAACACCTATTGATGGAAACGAAACCATAAAAAGTGGTAACAGAACTATTGTAAATTATAACAATCCTAACCAAGAAAAGTTAGATAATTTCTTTAGATTAGATCTTTCTGGAAGCTATAATTTTGATTTTTCTGATGTTATAAAATCCACTATTCGTCTAGGTTTTACTAATTTAACGGATAAGGAAAACATTATAGATTCTTATTATATTGTAGATGAAACTAGTAAAAATAATGTAAATAGAATAAACAATTATTCTTTGCCTTTTACTCCTAATTTAAGCTTTAGAGTCAATTTTTAA
- a CDS encoding GNAT family N-acetyltransferase gives MDFIIKSFSELNTTELYNILQLRSEVFVVEQDCVYQDVDFKDQKALHVFGLKEDKIIAYTRIFKPGVYFKNASIGRVVVAANERKYGFGHDLIKASIKAIKTHFKVDEITISAQKYLKKFYETHQFIQVGEEYLEDGIPHIRMDRE, from the coding sequence ATGGACTTTATAATAAAATCTTTTTCAGAATTAAATACTACAGAGTTGTATAATATACTTCAATTACGATCTGAAGTTTTTGTGGTAGAACAAGACTGTGTATACCAAGATGTAGATTTTAAAGATCAAAAAGCATTACATGTTTTTGGATTAAAAGAGGATAAAATAATTGCATATACACGTATTTTTAAACCAGGAGTTTATTTTAAAAATGCCAGTATTGGTAGGGTAGTAGTTGCTGCTAACGAACGTAAATACGGTTTTGGACATGATTTAATAAAAGCTTCTATTAAAGCCATTAAAACTCATTTTAAGGTAGATGAAATTACAATTTCTGCTCAAAAATATTTAAAGAAATTCTATGAAACGCATCAATTTATTCAAGTAGGCGAGGAGTACTTAGAAGATGGTATTCCGCATATTAGAATGGATAGAGAATAA
- a CDS encoding porin family protein, translating into MKTIYITMALMITSVLSLNAQDSKNKATAGIKGGYNMSSVSFDGSSETDRLHGYHIGIYGESFIGKFLSIQPEILYSKQGYKIIDGSSTYTQKLDYINVPLMLKLYPVKSFFLEAGPQIGFSISHKETFESGFILYDTEKEFDPNNFDWGVNVGAGFKSDSGVSLGVRYHLGQNDIYDEDKPKNRVWQLYVGFDF; encoded by the coding sequence ATGAAAACAATATATATTACAATGGCATTAATGATTACAAGTGTATTATCATTAAATGCGCAAGACAGTAAAAACAAAGCAACAGCAGGTATTAAAGGAGGATATAATATGTCTTCTGTAAGTTTTGATGGTAGCTCGGAAACAGATAGATTACACGGGTATCATATAGGTATTTATGGAGAATCTTTTATAGGTAAATTTCTCTCTATTCAACCAGAAATTTTGTACTCTAAACAGGGTTATAAAATTATAGATGGATCTAGTACGTATACCCAAAAACTAGACTATATAAATGTGCCATTGATGTTAAAATTATACCCTGTAAAAAGTTTCTTTTTAGAAGCAGGACCACAAATAGGCTTTTCAATTTCACATAAAGAAACCTTTGAAAGTGGTTTTATTTTATATGATACCGAAAAAGAATTTGATCCTAATAATTTTGATTGGGGTGTGAATGTAGGTGCTGGTTTTAAAAGTGATTCAGGCGTTAGTTTAGGTGTTAGATACCATTTAGGTCAAAATGATATTTATGATGAAGACAAGCCTAAAAATAGAGTTTGGCAACTTTATGTAGGATTCGATTTTTAA
- a CDS encoding alpha/beta hydrolase codes for MKFTLILSLILVFSCKQPTNKTTVEKENKSIVKEIDKSFLKTTITFPSKDSLPITADIYKNKETPITILLCHQAGYSRGEYKDSAIELTKLGYAVMAIDQRSGKTVNNIDNETAMAARTKGLGDTYLDAKQDIEAAVDYIYNQNGGQKIILVGSSYSSSLALLMGVNNSKIKAVAAFSPGEYFKGIDINKSISMYKKPVFVTSSLSESVAVKTLVNKVDASYLTHFIPEAKGIHGSRALWKTTEGNETYWASFKEFLSSLKN; via the coding sequence ATGAAATTTACTTTAATACTTAGCCTTATACTTGTCTTTTCTTGTAAACAACCTACTAATAAAACTACCGTAGAAAAAGAAAATAAAAGCATTGTAAAAGAAATAGACAAAAGTTTTCTAAAAACTACAATCACTTTTCCTTCTAAAGATAGTTTACCAATTACGGCAGATATTTATAAAAACAAAGAAACACCTATTACTATTTTATTATGTCATCAGGCAGGTTATAGTAGAGGAGAATATAAGGATTCTGCTATAGAATTAACTAAACTAGGATATGCTGTAATGGCAATAGATCAACGTTCTGGTAAAACGGTTAATAATATAGATAATGAAACCGCAATGGCTGCTCGTACAAAAGGTTTAGGCGATACTTATTTAGATGCAAAACAAGACATTGAAGCTGCTGTAGATTATATATACAATCAAAACGGCGGACAAAAAATTATATTAGTTGGTAGTTCTTACTCTTCTTCTTTAGCACTTTTAATGGGTGTAAATAATTCTAAAATAAAAGCTGTTGCTGCATTTAGTCCTGGTGAATATTTTAAAGGAATAGACATTAATAAAAGTATAAGTATGTATAAAAAACCTGTTTTTGTTACTTCTTCTTTAAGCGAAAGTGTTGCCGTTAAAACATTAGTAAATAAAGTAGATGCTAGTTATTTAACGCATTTTATACCAGAAGCAAAAGGGATTCATGGTTCTAGAGCGCTTTGGAAAACTACAGAAGGTAATGAAACGTATTGGGCTTCTTTTAAGGAGTTTTTATCTTCTTTAAAAAACTAA
- a CDS encoding pseudouridine synthase, whose protein sequence is MEKHRHFIIHKPWGMISQFVNPAKRKKKLLGDLHDFPAGTMAIGRLDVPSEGLLLLTTDGKVSAEIRSNKYEKEYYVQVDGVITEKEIELLKNGVEIGFNGKKYMTKPGKASIIDDPKFPLRSMKIRDERHGPTSWVSIIIREGKFRQVRKMTAAVGLPTLRLIRVRIGEIELGDLEISGVKEVEGFM, encoded by the coding sequence ATAGAAAAACACCGTCATTTTATAATTCACAAACCTTGGGGAATGATTTCTCAGTTTGTAAATCCCGCAAAGCGGAAGAAAAAATTATTAGGAGATTTACATGATTTCCCAGCAGGAACGATGGCAATTGGTCGTTTAGATGTTCCCTCGGAAGGATTACTTTTATTAACAACTGACGGAAAAGTATCCGCAGAAATTAGAAGTAATAAATACGAAAAAGAATATTACGTACAAGTTGATGGTGTAATCACCGAGAAAGAAATAGAACTATTAAAAAATGGTGTAGAAATTGGTTTTAATGGTAAAAAATACATGACAAAACCAGGGAAAGCTTCTATTATTGATGATCCAAAATTTCCGCTGAGAAGCATGAAGATTAGAGATGAAAGACACGGACCAACAAGTTGGGTTTCTATAATTATAAGAGAAGGAAAATTTAGGCAAGTGCGTAAAATGACGGCTGCAGTTGGTTTGCCTACTTTACGTTTAATTCGAGTACGAATTGGTGAAATAGAATTGGGAGATTTAGAAATTAGTGGCGTAAAGGAAGTTGAAGGTTTTATGTGA
- the recA gene encoding recombinase RecA, with amino-acid sequence MATDKEKTAKLKALQLTLDKLDKTYGKGAVMKLGDVVTEDIDAISSGSLGLDLALGVGGYPRGRVIEIYGPESSGKTTLTLHAIAEAQKAGGIAAFIDAEHAFDKFYAENLGVDIDNLIISQPDHGEQALEIAENLIRSGAIDIVVIDSVAALTPKSEIEGEMGDSKMGLHARLMSQALRKLTGTISKTKCTVIFINQLREKIGVMFGNPETTTGGNALKFYASVRLDIRRRTQIKDGDKVIGNSTKVKVVKNKVAPPFQIAEFDIMYGQGISKVGEILDIGVELGIVKKSGSWFSYGETKLGQGRDAVKGLIKDNPELAEELEGKIKIAIENQE; translated from the coding sequence ATGGCGACAGATAAAGAAAAAACAGCAAAGCTAAAAGCACTTCAACTTACTCTAGATAAGCTAGATAAGACTTATGGTAAAGGAGCTGTAATGAAATTAGGTGATGTAGTAACTGAAGATATAGATGCAATTTCATCTGGTTCTTTAGGGTTAGATTTGGCTTTAGGCGTTGGTGGTTATCCAAGAGGAAGAGTTATTGAAATCTACGGACCAGAATCTTCTGGTAAAACTACCTTAACATTACATGCAATTGCAGAGGCTCAAAAAGCAGGTGGAATTGCAGCGTTTATTGATGCAGAACACGCATTCGATAAATTTTACGCAGAAAATTTAGGAGTAGATATTGATAATTTAATTATTTCTCAACCAGATCATGGTGAGCAAGCTTTAGAAATTGCAGAAAACTTAATACGTTCTGGTGCAATTGATATTGTGGTTATTGATTCTGTTGCAGCATTAACTCCAAAATCTGAGATTGAAGGAGAAATGGGAGATTCTAAAATGGGTTTACATGCTCGTTTAATGTCTCAAGCATTACGTAAGTTAACAGGTACTATTTCTAAAACAAAATGTACTGTTATATTTATTAACCAATTACGTGAAAAAATTGGTGTAATGTTCGGTAATCCAGAAACTACAACGGGTGGTAACGCATTAAAATTTTATGCTTCTGTTCGTTTAGATATTAGAAGAAGAACACAAATTAAAGACGGAGACAAAGTTATTGGAAACAGTACTAAGGTTAAAGTTGTTAAAAATAAAGTAGCACCTCCTTTCCAAATTGCAGAATTTGATATTATGTATGGACAAGGAATTTCTAAAGTTGGTGAAATTTTAGATATTGGTGTAGAGTTAGGTATTGTTAAGAAAAGTGGTTCTTGGTTTAGTTACGGAGAAACAAAATTAGGGCAAGGTAGAGATGCTGTTAAAGGCTTAATTAAAGACAATCCTGAGTTGGCAGAAGAACTTGAAGGTAAAATAAAGATTGCTATTGAAAATCAAGAATAA
- the rpiB gene encoding ribose 5-phosphate isomerase B, whose product MTIAIGNDHAGTEYKFEIIKHLEEKGYKVLNFGTDTNDSMDYPDAIHPTADAVESGKAEMGIILCGSGNGAQMTANKHQGIRAALCWNNELVALTRQHNNANVLTIPARFVSLQQAIGFVDVFLSTEFEGGRHGDRVNKISCAG is encoded by the coding sequence ATGACAATTGCCATTGGAAACGACCACGCTGGTACAGAATACAAATTCGAAATTATAAAACATTTAGAAGAAAAAGGATATAAAGTTCTAAATTTTGGAACCGATACAAATGATTCTATGGATTATCCGGATGCAATACATCCAACAGCAGATGCTGTAGAAAGTGGTAAAGCAGAAATGGGTATTATTTTATGTGGTTCTGGTAACGGAGCTCAAATGACCGCTAATAAACACCAAGGCATTAGAGCTGCTTTGTGTTGGAATAATGAATTGGTTGCATTAACAAGACAACATAACAATGCAAATGTTCTTACAATTCCTGCACGTTTTGTTTCTTTACAACAAGCTATTGGTTTTGTAGATGTTTTTCTTTCTACAGAGTTTGAAGGTGGTAGACATGGAGATAGAGTAAATAAAATTTCTTGTGCAGGATAA
- a CDS encoding membrane metalloprotease produces MKNILLKVILVCSILFSCSSKEDEIIDNETGNLINVSTNRQVTGSSANDLLSGGILKKMIVEIAYIEGFKPSETAINNFKNFITSRTNKPEGVTFITQEISFTDKEAYTLEEVVALEKEHRTKYSSDTTIALWVLFVNGKSSKDTSSSAILGAAYWNTSFVIYEETLHGLSNGAFEPERSLLESSVINHEFGHLLGLTNLGSELQSNHEDTEHPKHCIEEDCLMYWAAETSQGIGNMLSGGQVPTLDAQCLEDLKANGGK; encoded by the coding sequence ATGAAAAATATTCTTTTAAAAGTAATTTTAGTTTGCAGTATTTTATTTTCTTGTTCTTCTAAAGAAGATGAAATAATAGATAATGAAACTGGTAACTTAATAAATGTAAGTACAAACAGACAAGTAACAGGTTCTTCTGCAAACGATTTACTTTCTGGAGGTATTTTAAAAAAAATGATTGTAGAAATTGCATATATAGAAGGTTTTAAACCCTCTGAAACAGCTATAAATAATTTTAAAAATTTTATTACAAGTAGAACTAATAAACCAGAAGGAGTAACCTTTATAACTCAAGAAATTTCTTTTACGGATAAAGAAGCATATACTTTAGAAGAAGTAGTAGCTCTAGAAAAAGAGCATAGAACTAAATACAGTTCAGATACAACCATTGCTCTTTGGGTATTATTTGTAAACGGAAAATCTTCTAAAGATACCAGTTCTAGTGCTATTTTAGGCGCTGCATATTGGAACACTTCTTTTGTTATTTATGAAGAAACGCTTCATGGTTTAAGCAATGGTGCTTTTGAACCTGAAAGGAGTTTATTAGAGTCCTCAGTAATTAATCATGAATTTGGTCATCTCTTAGGATTAACAAATTTAGGAAGTGAATTACAAAGTAATCATGAAGATACAGAACATCCAAAACACTGTATCGAAGAAGATTGTTTAATGTATTGGGCAGCAGAAACAAGCCAAGGAATAGGCAATATGCTTTCTGGAGGACAAGTACCAACATTAGACGCACAATGTTTAGAAGATTTAAAAGCCAATGGTGGCAAATAA